Proteins from one Panthera leo isolate Ple1 chromosome D1, P.leo_Ple1_pat1.1, whole genome shotgun sequence genomic window:
- the LOC122201008 gene encoding ubiquilin-3-like yields MAKSGEALPQGNPAPIPDHHLIKVTVKTPKDKEDFSVTDTCTIQQLKEEISQRFKAHPDQLVLIFAGKILKDPDSLAQCGVRDGLTVHLVIKMQRRTMGTECPAASVPAPAPSLRSFPQPSSIYPADGPPAFSLGVLTGLNGLGLTSGSFPDQPSSLMWQHVSVPEFVAQIIDDPFIQGLLSNTGLMRQLVLDNPHMQQLIQHNPEIGHILNNPEIMRQTLEFLRNPAMMQEMMRSQDRALSNLESIPGGYNVLRTMYTDIMDPMLNAVQEQFGGNPFATATTANATSSSSQPSRTENCDPLPNPWASTYGSSVGRRGRHPGDQDVSETRNRVPTILGNIRLYDYLQQLHETPQSLGTYLQGTTSTLNPTQEPPPPGNRVPPTSSSSQERESGQPLPKESGAIKGKSSCPSFLRYPPESSTGQDRGQGGTGNGSTGHGTNMPDLVLGLGHSANRAPFVPSSASPMPATPGIPEHARLPPVVYPRSLRPTSVNQVPQLQDEMRRQLPLLLHLQAAMANPRAMHALLQIEQGLQILATEAPRLLLWFMPCLTGLGSMVGGTEPRGGALMPEDPPLAPAPEVPPAQGSVELGPHSTPFLQMWQALSGANPQQMQPEIHFRVQLEQLRAMGFLNPEANLQALIATGGDVDAAVEKLRQA; encoded by the coding sequence ATGGCCAAAAGCGGAGAGGCCCTGCCACAGGGCAACCCAGCGCCGATCCCGGACCACCACCTCATCAAGGTGACAGTGAAGACACCCAAGGACAAGGAGGATTTCTCAGTTACAGATACTTGCACCATCCAGCAGCTGAAGGAAGAGATATCTCAGCGCTTTAAGGCCCACCCTGATCAGCTGGTCCTAATCTTTGCTGGCAAAATCCTCAAGGACCCTGACTCACTGGCACAGTGTGGAGTGCGAGATGGCCTCACTGTCCACCTGGTCATCAAGATGCAACGCCGCACCATGGGCACTGAGTGCCCAGCTGCTTcagtccctgccccagcccccagccttaGATCATTCCCTCAACCAAGCTCCATATACCCAGCAGATGGGCCACCCGCCTTTAGCTTAGGTGTTCTCACAGGCCTCAATGGGCTAGGCCTGACCTCCGGTAGTTTCCCCGACCAGCCAAGCTCACTGATGTGGCAGCATGTCTCTGTGCCTGAGTTTGTGGCTCAGATCATTGATGACCCTTTCATCCAAGGTCTGCTGTCCAACACAGGCCTGATGCGCCAGCTGGTTCTCGATAACCCCCATATGCAGCAGCTGATCCAGCACAACCCTGAGATCGGGCATATTCTCAACAACCCCGAAATCATGCGGCAGACATTGGAGTTTCTCCGCAACCCAGCCATGATGCAAGAGATGATGCGTAGCCAGGACCGGGCACTCAGTAACCTGGAAAGCATCCCTGGTGGCTACAATGTGCTTCGTACTATGTACACGGATATTATGGACCCGATGCTTAATGCAGTACAGGAGCAGTTTGGTGGCAATCCCTTTGCCACTGCCACTACTGCGAatgccaccagcagcagcagccaacCTTCGAGGACAGAGAATTGTGACCCTCTCCCCAACCCATGGGCTTCCACATATGGGAGCTCTGTTGGCAGGCGAGGCAGGCATCCTGGGGACCAGGATGTATCCGAGACTAGAAATAGGGTTCCCACCATTCTGGGTAATATAAGGCTCTATGACTATCTTCAGCAATTACATGAGACCCCCCAGTCCTTGGGAACCTATCTGCAAGGGACTACATCCACTCTCAATCCGACCCAagaaccaccaccaccaggaAACCGAGTCCCCCCAACTTCATCCTCCTCCCAGGAACGTGAGTCGGGCCAGCCTCTCCCTAAGGAATCAGGAGCCATCAAGGGAAAGTCCTCTTGCCCATCGTTCCTGAGATATCCCCCAGAGAGCAGTACTGGACAAGATAGAGGTCAAGGTGGCACAGGGAATGGCTCCACTGGCCATGGCACCAACATGCCTGATCTTGTCTTAGGGCTGGGGCATTCTGCCAATAGGGCCCCATTCGTCCCTTCATCAGCTTCCCCTATGCCAGCTACCCCTGGGATCCCCGAGCATGCCCGGCTGCCACCGGTAGTTTATCCAAGATCTCTGAGGCCCACCAGCGTGAACCAGGTCCCACAGCTGCAGGACGAGATGCGCCGGCAGCTGCCCCTGCTGCTGCACCTTCAGGCAGCCATGGCCAACCCTCGTGCCATGCACGCGCTCCTACAGATTGAGCAGGGTCTGCAGATCCTGGCCACTGAAGCACCTCGCCTCCTACTGTGGTTCATGCCTTGCCTAACAGGGCTGGGAAGTATGGTAGGCGGTACAGAGCCTAGAGGGGGTGCCCTTATGCCTGAGGATCCCCCTCTAGCTCCAGCTCCTGAGGTacccccagcacagggctctgtgGAGCTGGGCCCCCATTCCACCCCTTTCCTCCAGATGTGGCAGGCTCTAAGTGGTGCCAATCCCCAGCAGATGCAGCCCGAGATTCACTTCCGGGTGCAGCTAGAGCAGCTGCGAGCAATGGGTTTCCTGAATCCCGAAGCCAATCTCCAGGCCCTCATAGCCACTGGGGGTGATGTGGACGCTGCTGTGGAGAAGCTGAGGCAGGCATAG
- the LOC122200458 gene encoding olfactory receptor 52D1, with protein MSASNISDDSLPGTLILTGIPGLEWAHVWIAIPFCAMYLVALVGNAALILVVVTDSALHAPMYLFLCLLSLTDLALSSTTVPKMLSTLWLHAGEISFGGCLAQMFCVHSIYALESSVLLSMAFDRYVAICNPLRYTTILNHTVIGMISLVGLFRSVAIVTPFIFLLRRLPYCGHHVMAHTYCEHMGIARLACANITVNIVYGLTVALLAMGLDAILIAISYGFILHAVFRLPSQDARHKALSTCGSHLGVILVFYIPAFFSFLTHRFGQHRVPKNVHIFLANLYVLVPPVLNPIIYGARTKEIRSRLLRLLHLGKIST; from the coding sequence ATGTCAGCTTCCAACATCAGTGATGACAGTCTCCCAGGCACACTCATCCTGACGGGCATCCCAGGGCTGGAGTGGGCCCACGTCTGGATCGCCATCCCCTTCTGCGCCATGTATCTGGTAGCGCTGGTTGGGAATGCTGCCCTCATCCTGGTCGTTGTGACAGACAGTGCTCTTCATGCACCCATGTACCTCTTCCTGTGCCTTCTTTCGCTCACCGACCTGGCTCTCAGCTCCACCACGGTGCCTAAGATGCTGTCCACTTTATGGCTGCATGCTGGAGAGATTTCCTTTGGTGGATGCCTGGCCCAAATGTTTTGTGTCCATTCTATCTATGCTCTGGAATCCTCAGTTCTTCTATCCATGGCCTTTGATCGCTATGTGGCAATCTGCAACCCACTGAGATACACAACCATTCTCAACCATACCGTCATAGGCATGATTAGCCTTGTTGGGCTATTCCGTAGTGTGGCCATTGTGACCCCATTCATCTTCTTGTTGAGGCGACTGCCTTACTGTGGTCACCATGTCATGGCCCACACATACTGTGAGCACATGGGCATCGCTCGCCTGGCCTGTGCCAACATCACTGTCAATATTGTCTATGGGCTGACTGTGGCCCTGCTGGCCATGGGTCTGGATGCCATCCTCATTGCCATTTCCTATGGCTTTATCCTCCATGCTGTCTTCCGCCTTCCATCTCAAGATGCCAGGCACAAGGCTCTGAGTACCTGTGGCTCCCACCTGGGGGTCATCCTGGTCTTCTacattcctgctttcttctccttcctcacccACCGCTTTGGCCAGCACCGAGTCCCCAAGAATGTGCACATTTTTCTGGCCAACCTGTACGTGCTGGTGCCTCCTGTGCTCAACCCGATCATCTATGGGGCTAGGACCAAGGAGATTCGGAGCCGACTTCTGAGGCTGCTTCACTTGGGGAAAATTTCAACATGA
- the LOC122200457 gene encoding ubiquilin-3-like gives MARAREEAGDSQLVSCREPSSRIIRVSVKTPQDCQEFMLAENSSVHHFKKQISKRLHYNTDQLVLIFTGKILRDQDILSQRGILDGTMVHLVVRTHLKGTPPGPGTLLGPTGHCVHRSGPSTSDSAGMLARLGRLARRSPDLADFLGQMAQLLMVFSEDPMVQGLANEKATNASHAPESSRPVQKSEPALKALETLQNPARQQQLLQADKRGLEALKAVPGGDNAMHPVCSDIQQLMLFTLAPLLASKGHNLSSELYKEEANAHSSADTTTNIPTASAPARSFAQKVSAEEVTQARSVASNQANSGYGTGMPDVSLGQDLLFQDGQQPTGKTTLTGQLRPSPSALHRTLHVLQQNPALLHQLATGSPLRHHMPLLSILTNPRALQALIQIEKGLQILSKEVAGLGPYLWGQGRPHGTRQCPEARAGGQGQRADSIQPTLAVLQLLHTLDNACFQSTQSSLPSSPLTQGLYQRELEHLRAMGFTNRDANLQALMATGGDSHAAIDRMLGVPEAQVPPADAPSAPPHGEGGKGRGKGGERK, from the coding sequence ATGGCCCGGGCTAGGGAAGAAGCAGGGGACAGCCAGCTGGTATCTTGTAGGGAGCCGTCATCACGCATCATCAGAGTGTCTGTCAAGACCCCACAGGACTGCCAGGAATTTATGCTGGCAGAAAATAGCAGTGTCCACCACTTTAAGAAACAGATCTCTAAACGCCTTCACTATAACACTGACCAGTTGGTGCTCATTTTCACTGGAAAGATCCTCCGGGATCAAGACATACTGAGCCAGCGTGGCATCCTTGATGGCACTATGGTCCACTTGGTGGTGAGGACCCATCTGAAGGGAACTCCGCCTGGTCCTGGAACTCTGCTAGGCCCCACTGGCCACTGTGTGCATCGCTCTGGACCGTCCACCTCGGACAGTGCTGGGATGCTGGCCAGGCTGGGCCGGCTGGCCCGGAGGTCCCCTGATCTGGCTGACTTTCTTGGCCAGATGGCTCAACTCTTAATGGTCTTCTCGGAAGACCCTATGGTCCAAGGCCTGGCAAATGAGAAAGCAACCAATGCCAGCCATGCTCCTGAATCCTCAAGGCCAGTACAGAAATCTGAGCCAGCTCTTAAGGCTCTGGAAACCTTGCAGAACCCAGCCCGGCAACAGCAGCTCCTGCAGGCAGACAAGCGGGGGCTAGAGGCCTTGAAGGCAGTGCCAGGTGGTGACAATGCTATGCATCCAGTCTGCTCTGATATCCAGCAGCTCATGCTCTTCACTCTGGCCCCATTACTTGCCTCCAAAGGCCACAACCTAAGTTCAGAGCTTTATAAAGAGGAAGCCAATGCTCACAGCAGTGCTGACACTACTACCAACATCCCCACAGCCTCAGCACCTGCCAGGTCATTTGCACAAAAGGTCAGTGCAGAAGAGGTTACCCAGGCCAGGAGCGTGGCCTCAAATCAGGCCAATTCAGGATACGGGACTGGTATGCCAGATGTAAGTTTGGGCCAGGATCTTCTCTTTCAGGATGGTCAGCAGCCCACAGGGAAAACCACTTTAACCGGTCAGCTTAGACCCTCACCCTCTGCCTTGCATAGAACCTTGCATGTCCTGCAGCAGAATCCAGCTCTTCTCCACCAGTTGGCAACTGGAAGCCCCCTGAGACATCACATGCCACTGCTCTCCATCCTGACCAATCCACGAGCACTGCAGGCATTGATACAGATAGAAAAGGGCCTGCAGATACTGTCCAAGGAGGTGGCTGGGCTGGGACCTTACTTATGGGGCCAGGGTAGGCCACACGGGACTAGACAGTGCCCTGAAGctagggctggagggcagggccagagagCAGACTCCATACAACCCACCTTGGCTGTTCTTCAGCTTCTCCACACACTGGACAATGCCTGCTTCCAGTCCACTCAATCCTCACTACCCTCATCCCCCCTCACTCAAGGCCTCTACCAGCGAGAACTGGAACATCTGAGGGCCATGGGTTTTACTAATCGGGATGCCAATCTACAGGCCCTTATGGCCACAGGCGGAGATAGTCATGCTGCCATTGACAGGATGCTGGGGGTACCGGAAGCCCAGGTGCCTCCAGCTGATGCCCCCAGCGCACCACCtcatggagagggagggaagggaagggggaagggaggggagaggaagtag